The region CAGGTCCTCACCCGCGAGCAGATCCTGAAAGCGGTGTGGGGCTTCGACTTCGAACCGTCCTCCAACTCCCTCGACGTCTACGTGATGTACCTGCGGCGCAAGACCGAGGCGGGCGGCATGCCGCGGCTGGTGCACACCGTGCGCGGGGTCGGCTACGTCCTGCGGGCGCCGGACGGCGGTCACGCGTGAAGCGGCTTCCGCTGCGGTCCCGGCTGGCGCTGCTGACGGCGGCGGCCGTGGCGGTCGCGGTGGCCGCGGCGGCGCTGGCGTGCTGGCTGATCACCAGGGACCAGCTGATGAAGGAGCTGGACAAGTCGCTGCGGCAGCCGGACATCATCCCGGCGGCGGTGATCGCCAACACCCTGAACCAGGACGGCTGCCACGCCACCGCGCCGGCCCAGGGCGACGGCCCCGGGCGCTACATCTCGGCCACCACCTCCGCCCAGGTCGTGCTGGCCAACGGCACGTCGTGCTGGGTGCAGGGCCACATCACGATCCCGGTGAACGAGACCGACCGCGAGATCGCCGCCCGCGACGTGCCCGACGGCGTCCTGCGTACGGTCACCGCCAGCGGCCACAAACTGCGGGTCTTCACCGCGCCGGCGAACTTCACCGTGGACCGGGTGCCGGCCGCTGTCTCCGTCGCCCGGCCGCTCAGCGACGTCACCGACCCGCTGACCACCCTCGCCTGGGTGCTGCTCGCGGTCGCCGGCATCGGCGTGGTCGGCGCGGGGGCGGCGGGCACCGCGATCGCCAGGGCGGGCCTCCGCCCGGTCGACCAGCTGACCGGGACCGTCGAGCACATCGCCCGCACCGAGGACCTGAGCGTCCGGATCCCCGTCGAGGGCGAGGACGAGATCGCCAGGCTCGGCCAGTCCTTCAACGCGATGACGTCCGCGCTGGCCTCCTCGCGCGACCGGCAGCAGCAGCTGATCGCCGACGCGGGCCATGAGCTGCGCACCCCGCTGACCTCGCTGCGGACCAACATCGAACTGCTGGAGCGCAGCGAGGCGACCGGCCGGGCCATCCCGCCCGAGGACCGGCGCGCCCTGCTGGCATCGGTGAAGGCCCAGATGACCGAACTGGCCGCGCTGATCGGCGACCTCCAGGAGCTGTCCCGCCCGGACGCGGCGCCCACCCTCCAGGTCGTACCGCTGCACGAGGTCACCGGCACCGCCCTGGAGCGCGCCCGGCTGCGCGGCCCCGACCTGCACATCACCGCGGACATCGCCCCCTGGTTCGTCCGCGGCGAGGCCTCGGCCCTGGAGCGGGCCATCGTCAACCTGCTGGACAACGCGGTGAAGTTCAGCCCGCCGGGCGGCCGTATCGACGTCCGGCTGCACGGCGGCCGGCTGACCGTGCGCGACCACGGACCCGGCATCCCCGCGGAGGAGCTGCCGCACGTCTTCGAACGCTTCTGGCGCTCCCCGTCCGCCCGCTCCCTGCCCGGCAGCGGCCTGGGCCTGTCGATCGTCGCCCGCACCGTCCACCAGTCCGGCGGCACGATCGGCCTGACCCCGGCCAGTGGCGGCGGCACCGAGGCGACCCTCTACCTGCCAGGCGCCCCGACGGCACCGCCCGACGCCCCGCCGGAGCCCTGACCCCGGCTCCGCGGCCGTCTCGGAATGTGAAATCACCGTCTCAGATCCCGGTAGTCGGCGAATACTTGGCCGCACCATCCACTCATCGGAGGTGCGTCAACCGTGCGTCGCTGGATCATGCTCGCGCTGGGGACCGCCGCGCAGACCGCGGCTTGTGCGTTCGTCTACGGGATCCCGTACCTCGCCGACGACCTGCGCACACAGCAGGACCTGAGCCTGACGCAGGTCGGCCTGCTGGTGGCCTGCCCGACGGTGGGCCTGGTGCTCGCGCTGTACGCCTGGGGCGCCGCCGCCGACCGGTGGGGCGAGCGGGTGGTCATCGCGGTCGGGCTCGGCTCCGCCGCGGGGGCGCTCGGCGCGGCGGCCTGGGCAGCGCACGGGATGGTCGCGCTCGGCGGGCTGCTGGCGCTGGCCGGCGCCGCGGGGGCGTCGGTCTACTCGGCCAGCGGGCGGCTGGTCATGGGCTGGTTCGCCGCGAGCGAGCGGGGCCTCGCCATGGGGATCAGGCAGACCTCCACCCCGCTGGGCATGGGGCTCGCCGCGCTGGCCATGCCGCCGCTGGCCGGGGCGCACGGGCTGCGCGGCGCCATCGGCTTCCTGGCCGTGCTGTGCGCGGTGATCGCCGTACTGATCGCGGTCTTCGCCGCCGACCCCGCGAGGCCCGCCGCGAAGAACGCCGAGCCCGCGCCCAACCCCTACCGCGGCTCCCGGCTGCTGTGGCGCATCCACGGCTCGGCCGCGCTGCTGGTCGTCCCGCAGTTCACCGCGGGCGCCTTCGCGCTGGTGATGCTGGTGGACGTACGCGGCTGGTCCCCGGTGCACGCGGGCCAGCTCATCGCCGTCGCCCAGGGGCTGGGCGCACTGTCCCGCATCCTGGTCGGCCGCTGGTCGGACCGGGTCGGCAACCGGTTGCGGCCCATGCGGCAGCTGGCCGTCGTCACGGCCGCGGTGGTCGCGGCCGCCGCCGTGGCCACCGCCTTCCCCTCGCCGCTGACCGCCGTCCTGCTGGTGGCCGCCATCGCGATCACGTCGAGCACCAACGGGCTGTCCTTCACCTCCACCGCGGAACACGCCGGACCCGCCTGGTCGGGCCGCGCCCTCGGCGTCCACAACACCGGCCAGAACCTCACCGCCGCGGTCGTACCGCCCGTCATGGCCGCGGTCATCTCCGCCACCGCCTACTGGCCCGGATTCGCCCTGGCCGCGGTCACCGCCTGCGCCTCAGCCGCGATCATCCCGGTGGCCCGCGCGGTGCCTGCCCGCCCCGAGGCGGACCGGCCCCGTACGATTCCGGCATGAGCGACCGGCGGCTGGACACCCTCACCGAACTCCCCACCGACACCGCGCGGGCCGTACTCGGCCTGATCTCCGCCGCCGCGGCGGCGGACGGGCAGCCCGCGGTCTCCGAGCAGGGCCGGCTGCACGTACGCGGAGGTCGCCGGGAGGGCGTACGGCACCTGGTGCTGTGGTCCGGCGACGACCTCGCCGGATACGGGCAGATCGAGGACGCCGACCCGGTCGAGGCGCCCGCCGCGGAATTCGTCGTGCACCCCGGGCACCGGCTGCACGGGCACGGCCGCGCACTCGGTGACGCACTGCTCGCCGCCACCGGGCGCCGGATGCGGGTGTGGGCGCACGGCGGCCACCCCGGCGCGCGGCACCTGGCCGTCAAGCTCGGCCTCAAGCTCTTCCGCGAGCTGCGGCAGATGCGGATGCCGCTGGACGCGGCGCTTCCCGAGCCGGTGCTGCCGGCCGGGGTGACGGTGCGCACCTTCCGGCCCGGGCAGGACGACGCGAAGTGGCTCGCCGTCAATTCGGCAGCCTTCGCCCACCACCCCGAGCAGGGCTCGCTCACACAGCGTGACCTCGACGACCGCAAGGCCGAGCCGTGGTTCGACCCGGCCGGCTTCTTCCTCGCCTTCCGCGGCGACACGCTGGCCGGCTTCCACTGGACGAAGGTCCACGACGATCTCGGGCTCGGCGAGGTGTACGTGGTCGGCGTCGCCCCCGCCGAGCAGGGCAGCGGTCTGGGCCGCGCCCTCACCACGATCGGCCTGCGCCACCTTGCCGCGGAGCGCGGCCTGCCCGGTGTGCTCCTCTACGTCGACGCGGACAATTCGCCTGCCGTCGCGGTATACGAACGGCTGGGCTTCACGACCTACGAGGTCGACCTGATGTTCCGCACGGAGTCCTAGCCGGAGGCTTGCCCGGGTGCCCACGTGGGTGCCCCTTGCGGTGGCCTGTCGCCTGCGGCGCCGTCGTGTCTGGTCGCGCAGTTCCTCGCGCCCCTGAAGCGTGCCCTCTGCGGCAGAGGACGGGCCCCGTAGGGGCGCGGGGAACTGCGCGACCGGCCGAGACGGCGGGAAAGAAGCGACGCCACCGCAAGTGGCACTCACCCAGGGGCGCGGGGAACCGCGCGCTCAGCCACAGTGCGGCGGCACTGTGAACGCAACAGGATGTGGCACCCGCCCCAGGGGCGCGGGGAAGTGCGCGGCCGGCCACGACGCGGCCGCAGGCGACAGGCCACCGCAAGTGGCACTCACCCAGGGGCGCGGGGAAGTGCGCGGGGGCCGCCCCGGGTGCGGGGGCGGAAAGGGGGAAGGGGGAAGGGGGCACCCCGGGGACTCCGGCGCACCCTCGCCGGAGGCGCTGCGCTTGCCTGACGGCAATGCTCTCGTTACCGGCGGTTCAACCGCCCTTGCAAGCATCGCAGGATGCAGCCCGCTGCCCCCCACCGCTCAACCCCGCCCGACCTGCCGAAACCCCCGCCGGCACGAGACAATGGAATGACGGCTGCTGGCCGCCTGACGGGGGGTGTCGGCCGCGCGTACGCGCCGGAACCGGAGGAGGGCTCGCGCACCATGGCCCAGACGAATCATCCCAGCGTCCCCGCCCAGCCCGACAAGGGGCCCGGCGAGGGCACCACCGACAGGTTCGGCACCTTCCGGCCGCGGGTCGTACCCGACCTGGAGCCGGAGCCGCCGGGGCTCGACGCGGCCAGCGAGGAATTCGGCGCGGAATTGCCGCAGGGCCGCTTCCTGGACCGGGAGCGCAGCTGGCTGGCCTTCAACGAGCGGGTGCTCGAACTGGCCGAGGACCCGGCCACCCCGCTACTCGAACGGGCTAATTTCCTGGCCATATTCGCCAGCAACCTCGACGAGTTCTTCATGGTCAGAGTGGCCGGCCTGAAGCGCCGGATGGCCACCGGGGTCGCGACCCGGTCCGCGTCAGGACTGCAGCCCAGGGACGTACTCGACCTGATACTGACCAGATCGCGGGAGCTGATGGCCAGGCACGCGGCCTGCTTCCAGAACGACGTCGCCCCGCAGCTCGCCGACGAGGGCATCCACGTCATCCGCTGGGCCGAGCTGACCGAGAAGGAGCAGGCCAGGCTCGCCACGCTGTTCCGGCAGCAGATCTTCCCGGTGCTGACACCGCTGGCCGTCGACCCGGCGCACCCCTTCCCGTACATCTCGGGCCTGTCGCTGAATCTGGCGGTGGTGGTGCGCAACCCGGTCTCGGGGCACGAGCACTTCGCCCGGGTGAAGGTGCCGCCGATCCTGTCGCGCTTCCTGGAGGCGGGGCCGCAGCGCTACGTCCCGCTGGAGGACGTGATCGCCGCGCACCTGGAGGAGCTGTTCCCGGGGATGGAGGTCCTGGACCACCACATGTTCCGGGTGACCAGGAACGAGGACCTGGAGGTCGAGGAGGACGACGCCGAGAACCTGCTCCAGGCGCTGGAGAAGGAGCTGATGCGGCGCCGCTTCGGGCCGCCGGTGCGCCTTGAGGTCGAGGAGTCGATCGCCCCCCGGGTGCTCGACCTGCTCGTGCACGAGCTGAAGATGAAGCACACCGAGGTCTATCCGCTGCCCGGCCCGCTCGACCTGACCGGCCTGTTCGCGATCGCCCGCCTGGACCGGCCCGAGCTGCAGTTCCAGCGGTTCATCGCCGGCACGCACCGCGACCTGGCCGAGGTCGAGTCCGCGACCCCGCCGGACATCTTCGCGGCGGTGCGCGAGCGGGACATCCTGCTGCACCACCCGTACGACTCCTTCTCCACGTCCGTGCAGGCCTTCCTCGACCAGGCGGCGGCCGACCCGGACGTGCTGGCCATCAAGCAGACCCTCTACCGCACCTCGGGCGACTCGCCGATCGTGGACGCGCTGATCGACGCGGCCGAGGCGGGCAAGCAGGTGCTGGTGCTGGTCGAGATCAAGGCGCGCTTCGACGAGCAGGCCAACATCAAATGGGCCAGAAAGCTCGAAGAGGCCGGCTGCCATGTCGTCTACGGCCTGGTCGGCCTCAAGACGCACTGCAAGCTGTCGCTGGTGGTCAGGCAGGAGGGCGACACCCTGCGCCGCTACAGCCATGTCGGCACCGGCAACTACCACCCCAAGACGGCCAGACTCTACGAGGACCTGGGCCTGCTGACCGCCGACCCGCAGGTCGGGGCGGACCTGTCGCACCTGTTCAACCGGCTGTCGGGCTACTCGCGGCGCGCCACGTACAACCGGCTGCTGGTCGCCCCGCGCAGCCTGCGCGACGGGCTGGTCGCCCGGATCATGACGGAGATCGAGCACCAGCGGGCCGGGCGGCCCGCGTTCGTCCGCATCAAGGTCAACTCCATCGTGGACGAGGCGCTGATCGACGCGCTCTACCGGGCCTCGCAGGCCGGCGTCCAGGTGGACATCTGGGTACGCGGGATCTGCGCGGTACGGCCGGGGGTGGCCGGGCTGTCGGAGAACATCAGGATCCGCAGTGTTCTCGGGCGTTTCCTCGAACACTCCCGGGTCTTCGCGTTCGGCAACGGCGGCGACCCCGAAGTGTGGTTCGGCAGCGCCGACATGATGCACCGCAACCTCGACCGGCGCATCGAGGCGCTGGTCAGAGTCGCCGACCCGACCCACCGCGCCACCCTCAACCGCCTGCTGGAGACCGGGATGTCCGACGGCACGTCCTCCTGGCACCTGGCGGCCGACGGCAACTGGACCCGGCACAGCACCGACGCCGAAGGGCGCCCGCTGCGCAATGTCCAGGAGATGCTCATCGATGCCCGGAGGCGCCGGCGTGGCCCATCAGCAGCTACCTGACCGCCTGTCGTCGCAGCACCAGCAGACCCTGCGGGACGGGGACACGCCTGCCCATCCGCCCCCGTCCGCAGCATCGACCAGCGCCAGGCCGCCGCGCCTGCCCGCCCCCGGCGGCAGCGCACCGGCACCGGCAGACAACGGGGACACGGGGACCAGCAGCAGCATGAACGCCGAACCGTACGACGCCATGCCACCGGGCGGCGGCACCGCGGGCGAGGTGCTGACCCGCTATCTGCACGAGCGGGCCATCGCCTTCCTGCGCGGGCTGAGCCTGCGCGGCGAGAACGAGGCCGAGGCCGACGCGGTGCTGCGGGCCAGTGCCCGCCGGATCGGCGGGGCGCTGCACATCTACGGGCCGCTGACCGACCCCGGCTGGGCCGAGCCGCTGCGCGCCGAGTTGGGCTGGCTGTCCACGACGCTGGGCCGCGAGCCGCAGTACGCCACCCGGCTGGCCCGGCTGCTGGACGCGCTGCGGCGGCTGTCGATCACCGCGGAGGGCCAGGAGGCCGTCGTCGCGGTGGGCGGCGCGCCGCCGCCCCCGCCGTCCGGCGGCGGACCGCTGGCGCTGGGCGCGGCCCGCGCCGGCGCCCTGCTCGAACGCCAGCTGACGCTGGCCAGGACCCGCGCGCACTCGGCGTCGCTCCAGGCCATGGGCTCGTCCCGGTTCCACGCGCTGGCCGACGCGATCGCCGTCCTGGCCTCCGAGGTGCCGCTCGCACCCGCCGCGGCGGGCCCCGCCCGTACCGTCATGCCGCCGATGGCCGCGCAGGCCCACCGGCGGCTGGCCGACGCC is a window of Streptomyces sp. NBC_01477 DNA encoding:
- a CDS encoding sensor histidine kinase codes for the protein MKRLPLRSRLALLTAAAVAVAVAAAALACWLITRDQLMKELDKSLRQPDIIPAAVIANTLNQDGCHATAPAQGDGPGRYISATTSAQVVLANGTSCWVQGHITIPVNETDREIAARDVPDGVLRTVTASGHKLRVFTAPANFTVDRVPAAVSVARPLSDVTDPLTTLAWVLLAVAGIGVVGAGAAGTAIARAGLRPVDQLTGTVEHIARTEDLSVRIPVEGEDEIARLGQSFNAMTSALASSRDRQQQLIADAGHELRTPLTSLRTNIELLERSEATGRAIPPEDRRALLASVKAQMTELAALIGDLQELSRPDAAPTLQVVPLHEVTGTALERARLRGPDLHITADIAPWFVRGEASALERAIVNLLDNAVKFSPPGGRIDVRLHGGRLTVRDHGPGIPAEELPHVFERFWRSPSARSLPGSGLGLSIVARTVHQSGGTIGLTPASGGGTEATLYLPGAPTAPPDAPPEP
- a CDS encoding MFS transporter gives rise to the protein MRRWIMLALGTAAQTAACAFVYGIPYLADDLRTQQDLSLTQVGLLVACPTVGLVLALYAWGAAADRWGERVVIAVGLGSAAGALGAAAWAAHGMVALGGLLALAGAAGASVYSASGRLVMGWFAASERGLAMGIRQTSTPLGMGLAALAMPPLAGAHGLRGAIGFLAVLCAVIAVLIAVFAADPARPAAKNAEPAPNPYRGSRLLWRIHGSAALLVVPQFTAGAFALVMLVDVRGWSPVHAGQLIAVAQGLGALSRILVGRWSDRVGNRLRPMRQLAVVTAAVVAAAAVATAFPSPLTAVLLVAAIAITSSTNGLSFTSTAEHAGPAWSGRALGVHNTGQNLTAAVVPPVMAAVISATAYWPGFALAAVTACASAAIIPVARAVPARPEADRPRTIPA
- the mshD gene encoding mycothiol synthase — protein: MSDRRLDTLTELPTDTARAVLGLISAAAAADGQPAVSEQGRLHVRGGRREGVRHLVLWSGDDLAGYGQIEDADPVEAPAAEFVVHPGHRLHGHGRALGDALLAATGRRMRVWAHGGHPGARHLAVKLGLKLFRELRQMRMPLDAALPEPVLPAGVTVRTFRPGQDDAKWLAVNSAAFAHHPEQGSLTQRDLDDRKAEPWFDPAGFFLAFRGDTLAGFHWTKVHDDLGLGEVYVVGVAPAEQGSGLGRALTTIGLRHLAAERGLPGVLLYVDADNSPAVAVYERLGFTTYEVDLMFRTES
- a CDS encoding RNA degradosome polyphosphate kinase; its protein translation is MAQTNHPSVPAQPDKGPGEGTTDRFGTFRPRVVPDLEPEPPGLDAASEEFGAELPQGRFLDRERSWLAFNERVLELAEDPATPLLERANFLAIFASNLDEFFMVRVAGLKRRMATGVATRSASGLQPRDVLDLILTRSRELMARHAACFQNDVAPQLADEGIHVIRWAELTEKEQARLATLFRQQIFPVLTPLAVDPAHPFPYISGLSLNLAVVVRNPVSGHEHFARVKVPPILSRFLEAGPQRYVPLEDVIAAHLEELFPGMEVLDHHMFRVTRNEDLEVEEDDAENLLQALEKELMRRRFGPPVRLEVEESIAPRVLDLLVHELKMKHTEVYPLPGPLDLTGLFAIARLDRPELQFQRFIAGTHRDLAEVESATPPDIFAAVRERDILLHHPYDSFSTSVQAFLDQAAADPDVLAIKQTLYRTSGDSPIVDALIDAAEAGKQVLVLVEIKARFDEQANIKWARKLEEAGCHVVYGLVGLKTHCKLSLVVRQEGDTLRRYSHVGTGNYHPKTARLYEDLGLLTADPQVGADLSHLFNRLSGYSRRATYNRLLVAPRSLRDGLVARIMTEIEHQRAGRPAFVRIKVNSIVDEALIDALYRASQAGVQVDIWVRGICAVRPGVAGLSENIRIRSVLGRFLEHSRVFAFGNGGDPEVWFGSADMMHRNLDRRIEALVRVADPTHRATLNRLLETGMSDGTSSWHLAADGNWTRHSTDAEGRPLRNVQEMLIDARRRRRGPSAAT
- a CDS encoding CHAD domain-containing protein, yielding MNAEPYDAMPPGGGTAGEVLTRYLHERAIAFLRGLSLRGENEAEADAVLRASARRIGGALHIYGPLTDPGWAEPLRAELGWLSTTLGREPQYATRLARLLDALRRLSITAEGQEAVVAVGGAPPPPPSGGGPLALGAARAGALLERQLTLARTRAHSASLQAMGSSRFHALADAIAVLASEVPLAPAAAGPARTVMPPMAAQAHRRLADAAAALPLHRAAHPYNADAVQASLGADLTADLQDAPWHQVRVLLRLTRYAAEVTRPDGGADRQRLTDAGTLLERHRQAAESASAVAAAARTPRIAPATAYALGVLHADQRHEVEAARFAFSRLWQPAVPGVRGQ